Below is a genomic region from Gadus chalcogrammus isolate NIFS_2021 chromosome 19, NIFS_Gcha_1.0, whole genome shotgun sequence.
ACTGAACCCTCAGCAAAAGTAGGCTAATGGAGAATATTTAGAGAACAGATTGCACAAGTGAGAGGAAATCATTTGTACGATCGTTTGGCGGATGCTTCCTCCAAAACGCCTTCACAATAATGTAACTGCAAAAATTACAGATAAATGAGTGACTGAAACATTAGGTTTATGATGCAACTGTTCTAAGCAGTGGCGGCCCTAGAGGGTATTGAACCCTGGCACTAGTTGAGCGACCCAGAATCAGATTAAAAGACTAAACTATTTTCTAGGAgtctcaaaagtaaataaaaaataaaaaaatccgtATCATTGTCCCTTTGAACAATGTCTGTCCAAAGGGACCAAGTCCAAACTAAATCCAATTAATGAAAAACCGGCAAGACATAATAATCAAGAGCTGCTTTAATAAAAGGTACAATTCACTACAGCAAACACAGCTGAATGGACACAAAATGTACGTATGCAATTTACAAATTACTGTATGTGTGAGAatgcatgtatgcatatgtACCTTCAAAAGTGTTCATTCAGTAACACAAAACTAAGTGCAGACCTACAAGCCCATTCAGACACCAAGACACAAGTCTACTGTTCTCTCTGAACACCGTAGAACCAACAGATAATGTATACAAGTGTTTTATATTGATCACTGTATGGTGACAAAGACGAGATACATTTCAATGGAAAAGTTATTAAATAATAAGCTGAGGGGACAAAAGCAAAAGCAGCAAATGCAGCCCTAAATCGAGAACTAGTGTGGTTTGCAGCAACTGAAATCCAGCCAATGACTGTGTTGACTATTTACTGCCTAACCTCAGCCTGCAACACCAAGATCAACTGTGGAAACATTGAAAGAATAATGTAACAAGAACAGCATCTATGTACAGCTCCTGCAGTGACCAGTGAAGTCTTCATGTCATCTCCTTTTAAGGAGATATAAAAccttgcagccaatcacagctctgATCGAATGGCAGAACTCAACAAGtatgaaacaaaacaacaaatgttaGTTGGcattaagataaaaaaaatagtcaAAGAAACACATCTGTCAGACAAAGAAATGTTTTCATCCATCATTTCATTAAATTATATTCACAAAGCACATATCTGTTGTCTTCACAGCTCTCATCTGTCCATTTAATGTTGGGCTGCTGCCCCCAGTCCCCCCTTAAGCAGTTCTTGTCCTTACCACCATCAGGTTTCCCTCCACTCCAGGAGGGGCTAGCCGCTGACAGGACGGTCCCATCAACCCATCTCCACATCCCTTCACTGGCCTCATCTGTCGCTCCGATCCAGAAGTACTCGGTGGTGTACCTGCTAATGAAGTCCATCTCTTTactgtccaccaccaccagatcTGCTCCTTTGGAAACACAGAGCTCCCTGCACTTACTCCAGGATCCCCACTCACTGGTAACCTGGTAACATTTACAACCAAACTTATCCCAACCACCTGGACAGTCCTGTTTACAAAGCAGTgagtctctctgctctgtcacaTTCTTCAGCCTTTTGTGAAGTTGCTCCATTTTTCTGTCCATGCTTATAGTCTTCTCCGAGATGCTCTTCTGTTGCTCTGTCAcatttttcagcatttggaaaagttgctccatgtctctctctatgacgTTCTTGTGTTGCACTGCCAACCCAAGCAGTCCAGCCAGCAGGGCAACAGACAGCAGGAccagaagcaccaccacagccctgatcGGCCACTGAGGAGGGCTCACAGGGTCCGGCTGCTGACTTCTTACTGTTCCCAGAGTATTGGAGGACTCCTCTGTCCCCACATAGTCCTGGTGTTTATCTCTGAGGCTCTCACTGGTAGCGTAGATCTCCAcgatcctctcctctctctctccttgtgtgttCCTGGCCATGTTGGGCGTGGTGTAAATCACCTCGGCCATATTCTGATCTAAACTGTTTTCAGAGTTTCTTATCGTCCTACCCCTATGAGTGCCTCGTCTTTCTGTGCGTTTTGAAAGCCAGCATGTCAAAGTCTTAACACCTACTTTGATCAAACAGGAAGTATTTTAACCAGAGGCTACTTGCTACATGTGCTTGCAGAGTCACTGTGGTATGGCTAGACACATCCTGTTTCTTAATAAGTGGTACATGCAGTGCATCACTTATGGTCTTAAACGTAAGGTTGATTTGTTGATCAACATCAAAAGGaccaaaataaacatcaagacattcTTCAAATACACATTTGAGCCATAGTTCTTGGCTAACAGTTAAGGTAGGCCGTCCAATCATTAATTTGGCCCAAGATTAACGATTGGACGGGCTTATTGTAGTCCTGCAACATCCAAAGATATcagattttctttattatagtcGGCGCCTTCGATTTATTAATTGGGTCTGGATGTACATGTAACCAACTGTATTTTTAAAGGTAATATAACAATGCAGTGGTGCATCAATCCCAGGTTATAAGGAGACTGGCTTGTATTCTTAATAGAACTCTGATAAAAggaataacacacagacacagtagccgcgtttacatggcagatctatgccacatagatttctatgcggcatagatctgttcctaaaatgtgttccgaatgtagtatacatggcagtaacaaaagtgtccgttatgtctctcgcgcacacctgacacgtctctggaccggcggcgacataatggatgtcttatcactatcggggattttaaatttgattttaatgaaagcacagcaggagagagcttttctctgcctgctccttcaattaagaaggaggaggacagcgcagcaacgtcaatttctcgtcagatctttatatttaccctatgctctgccgcaaacaagaggaatttgaatgcgagtccgcagccaagactgatgggagagagtggtcttacgggaatttagtgaccaggaatcctcgaaggtccaattgcgcactactgcagctgccatctctctaagttaagaagtattttaacgttcagcctgcaaaagtactagtagtagcctactcatttacagttatctcggacgcgcgcggacacctcattaataaacacccatgtcccgtcgcttagcaaccagac
It encodes:
- the LOC130372865 gene encoding C-type lectin domain family 12 member B-like; this translates as MAEVIYTTPNMARNTQGEREERIVEIYATSESLRDKHQDYVGTEESSNTLGTVRSQQPDPVSPPQWPIRAVVVLLVLLSVALLAGLLGLAVQHKNVIERDMEQLFQMLKNVTEQQKSISEKTISMDRKMEQLHKRLKNVTEQRDSLLCKQDCPGGWDKFGCKCYQVTSEWGSWSKCRELCVSKGADLVVVDSKEMDFISRYTTEYFWIGATDEASEGMWRWVDGTVLSAASPSWSGGKPDGEWTSTKTARQPDDHSTPSQQQQLDHTLHGGDVRSVLLPTSFSHTGTWT